In one window of Fictibacillus phosphorivorans DNA:
- a CDS encoding NUDIX hydrolase: MREDYEFRNTNGYNFVDFIYVTKEKLENFGPLAGSFAVIKCEGKFLMGFNSLRRQWELPAGKREAGETPKECAVRELLEETGQRVTELSLVGLVVSKHIGNGSIKRNPVYFTEVAQLQPFVENAENTMIMLWDMEEQIGKVDALDLRILACMNGTSAHS; this comes from the coding sequence GTGAGAGAAGATTACGAGTTTAGAAATACTAACGGGTATAATTTTGTTGATTTTATTTACGTGACGAAAGAAAAGCTTGAGAATTTCGGTCCACTTGCTGGCTCCTTTGCTGTCATTAAATGCGAGGGTAAATTCCTGATGGGCTTTAACTCTTTACGGCGACAGTGGGAGTTGCCGGCAGGAAAGAGAGAAGCGGGTGAAACACCAAAGGAATGTGCAGTTAGGGAGCTATTGGAGGAAACAGGACAAAGGGTGACAGAACTGAGTTTAGTAGGTTTAGTCGTTTCAAAACATATAGGGAATGGATCTATTAAACGAAACCCTGTTTATTTTACTGAAGTCGCACAGCTGCAGCCGTTTGTAGAGAATGCTGAAAACACAATGATCATGCTATGGGATATGGAAGAACAGATTGGTAAAGTGGATGCACTAGACCTGAGAATATTAGCTTGTATGAATGGAACTTCAGCTCATAGCTAG
- a CDS encoding nucleotidyltransferase domain-containing protein: protein MNTHNDLKEIEAYLLKKYDCHTIILYGSYSRGDYTEESDVDLICFSDSVIEDTNEVEFIEGKQLDAWIYPTEKMKQSEPFLRVHKGEIWINKKGLAEEFLANIQRTFEKGTKPLSQDEKNFLKSWLKKMHVRSAKNDLEGNYRFHWMLKDSLEIYFELKGEWFLGPKVSFQWLKENDPKAFDLFNRALSTNAKDKSSKELIDYLCEL, encoded by the coding sequence ATGAATACACATAACGATTTAAAAGAAATAGAAGCTTATTTATTGAAGAAATACGATTGCCACACCATCATTTTGTACGGATCTTATAGTCGTGGAGATTATACAGAAGAAAGCGATGTAGATCTTATCTGCTTTTCAGATTCCGTTATCGAGGATACGAATGAGGTAGAATTTATTGAAGGAAAGCAGTTAGATGCGTGGATTTATCCTACTGAAAAAATGAAGCAGTCTGAACCGTTTCTGCGTGTACATAAGGGAGAAATTTGGATCAACAAGAAAGGCTTAGCAGAAGAGTTTTTGGCTAACATTCAACGAACTTTTGAAAAAGGGACGAAACCATTATCTCAAGATGAGAAGAACTTCTTGAAAAGTTGGCTAAAAAAGATGCATGTGAGATCTGCCAAGAATGATTTAGAAGGAAACTATCGGTTTCATTGGATGCTAAAAGACAGTCTAGAGATCTATTTTGAATTGAAAGGTGAGTGGTTTTTAGGTCCCAAAGTATCTTTTCAATGGTTGAAAGAGAATGATCCTAAAGCTTTTGATCTTTTTAACCGTGCACTATCAACGAATGCAAAGGATAAAAGTTCTAAAGAATTAATTGATTATCTTTGTGAGTTGTAA
- a CDS encoding HIT family protein, with amino-acid sequence MYTHMPPNYTCPFCLFVQGVEDPNNKLVQSKQQDIVYQDEYVTALIATLWWPNNKGHVIIIPNRHYENIFDLPLDIAAHIHRVAQQVSYALKDCYTCDGISTRQHNEPGGSQDVWHYHLHVYPRYFNDNLNLTHGSLSDSEERAGYAAKLRAWFQTHNTYIKQRI; translated from the coding sequence ATGTACACACATATGCCACCGAACTATACATGTCCCTTTTGTTTATTCGTACAAGGGGTTGAGGACCCCAACAATAAACTGGTTCAGAGCAAACAACAGGATATTGTTTATCAGGATGAGTATGTAACGGCGCTCATTGCAACGTTATGGTGGCCGAATAACAAAGGTCATGTGATCATCATCCCTAATCGTCATTATGAAAATATCTTTGATCTGCCACTCGACATCGCCGCTCACATTCATAGAGTGGCTCAGCAAGTGTCTTATGCTCTAAAAGATTGCTACACGTGCGATGGCATATCTACCAGGCAGCATAACGAACCAGGTGGAAGTCAGGATGTTTGGCATTATCACCTGCATGTGTACCCACGGTATTTTAACGACAATCTAAATCTCACCCATGGTAGTCTTAGCGATTCAGAGGAACGTGCAGGTTATGCAGCAAAACTTAGAGCATGGTTTCAAACACACAACACATACATCAAACAAAGAATATAA
- a CDS encoding alpha/beta fold hydrolase: MCKWKTRLISTTRGTFEVFIKGKGQPICVTHHYSEFNDSGDYFADSFTDHFQVYLVNLKEAGNTSKANEPHELSMFDAVYDLEAIREELGFSVWTYAGHSTGGMIGLLYGIHFSSSLSSLIIVASAARKYANSSPACIYHEEHPEFGFMQELIETLKNPDLSPVERASLSKERTKLSLYKPEKYEEYFSLPITKKMSATRMNFFIREEMIFDVTRQLQNIKTPTLIMGGVHDVQCPISFSEEMNEEISHSTFVRFNESNHYPFLEEAHFFKEEFQKFMYKV; encoded by the coding sequence ATGTGTAAGTGGAAGACAAGATTAATATCCACAACAAGAGGAACATTTGAAGTATTCATAAAAGGTAAAGGGCAACCGATCTGCGTAACTCATCACTACTCAGAGTTTAATGATTCTGGTGATTACTTTGCAGACTCGTTTACTGATCATTTTCAGGTGTATCTTGTTAATCTGAAAGAAGCAGGGAATACGTCGAAGGCAAATGAACCTCACGAGTTGAGCATGTTTGACGCGGTGTATGATTTAGAAGCAATTAGAGAGGAATTGGGTTTTTCTGTATGGACGTATGCGGGACACTCTACAGGAGGCATGATCGGATTGTTATACGGCATACACTTTTCTTCGTCCCTATCTTCTCTGATTATTGTCGCATCAGCAGCTAGAAAATATGCGAATTCTTCTCCAGCATGTATTTATCATGAGGAACACCCGGAATTCGGTTTCATGCAGGAACTGATTGAAACACTTAAGAATCCTGATTTGTCACCAGTCGAGAGGGCAAGCCTTTCAAAAGAAAGAACAAAGCTTTCTCTATATAAACCAGAGAAATATGAAGAGTATTTTTCCTTACCGATTACGAAGAAAATGTCGGCAACTCGCATGAATTTTTTTATTAGAGAAGAAATGATATTCGATGTGACGAGGCAACTACAAAACATAAAGACGCCTACCTTGATAATGGGGGGAGTGCATGACGTTCAGTGTCCGATATCCTTTTCAGAAGAAATGAATGAAGAGATCTCACATTCTACTTTTGTTCGTTTTAATGAAAGTAATCACTATCCATTCCTAGAAGAAGCACATTTTTTTAAAGAAGAATTTCAGAAATTTATGTATAAGGTTTAG
- a CDS encoding DUF1801 domain-containing protein yields MSKSMLNPKVDEFLKEAKSWKEEFEQLRRIILDCGLTEDFKWMHPCYTLKGKNVVLIHGFKEYCALLFHKGVLLKDEKKILIQQTENVQSARQIRFTNVKDIVDMESTLKAYIHEAIEVEKSGLTVQLKKTADFSIPVEFQNKMEEIIELKEAFEALTPGRQKAYIRYFAEAKQSKTREARIEKYMDQILDGKGLNDCTCGLSKRMPNCDGSHKSIR; encoded by the coding sequence ATGTCAAAGAGTATGTTGAATCCAAAAGTAGATGAGTTTCTAAAAGAAGCGAAATCGTGGAAAGAAGAGTTTGAGCAGTTACGACGGATCATCTTAGACTGTGGCCTCACGGAAGATTTCAAATGGATGCACCCGTGTTATACGTTAAAGGGTAAGAATGTCGTTTTAATTCATGGATTCAAAGAATATTGCGCTCTATTGTTTCATAAAGGTGTGTTGTTGAAAGACGAAAAGAAGATTCTGATTCAACAAACAGAGAACGTACAATCAGCCCGCCAAATTCGATTTACGAATGTAAAAGACATTGTAGATATGGAAAGCACGCTAAAAGCATATATACATGAAGCGATCGAAGTTGAAAAATCAGGATTAACCGTGCAATTAAAGAAAACGGCTGATTTCTCTATACCCGTTGAATTCCAGAACAAGATGGAAGAGATTATAGAATTAAAAGAGGCGTTTGAAGCCTTAACACCTGGTCGGCAAAAAGCGTATATCCGCTATTTTGCAGAAGCAAAACAATCCAAAACGCGAGAAGCACGAATAGAAAAATATATGGACCAAATCCTTGATGGTAAAGGGTTGAATGATTGCACGTGCGGGTTATCCAAACGAATGCCAAACTGCGATGGTTCACATAAAAGTATCCGATAA
- a CDS encoding cyclase: MDKRVQFDFEIDFSNGGGLQGQEFRLDLHGDDISDEELAKYIVEDMRLLMVGEVRILNKKIIEEKHKRKS, translated from the coding sequence TTGGATAAACGTGTTCAATTTGACTTTGAGATCGATTTTTCGAATGGTGGAGGATTGCAGGGTCAAGAATTCCGTCTGGATCTTCACGGTGATGATATTTCTGATGAAGAGCTAGCCAAGTATATTGTTGAGGATATGAGACTGCTGATGGTTGGGGAAGTGAGAATTCTTAACAAGAAGATCATTGAGGAGAAGCATAAACGGAAATCGTGA
- a CDS encoding alpha/beta fold hydrolase, protein MLCRVTRGSIFYEVIGEGLPLIILHSMGTDHRSMKAWMEPIFKNKSGYQRVYVDLPAHGYSEIDSTVKSTDDILSNVLEFIDEAFSDKEFALLGSSYGGYLAQGIVHVKRERVKKLALLAPAIHRKERNVPEKVILEKNETLLQVLDEDTRTAFETLMVAQNEVNLTRFLEEVQPGRQLVNRTFLTSNWRENGYFFAQEPFSDVRSLQHPLLLILGKQDHICGFQDYDFLMSKFPHGIQVILDDVGHMLHIEQRKMVQQLIEAWLMNT, encoded by the coding sequence ATGCTTTGCAGAGTAACGAGAGGGAGTATATTTTACGAAGTGATTGGTGAAGGACTTCCATTAATTATCCTTCACTCAATGGGAACGGATCATCGCTCTATGAAAGCATGGATGGAGCCTATATTCAAAAACAAAAGTGGTTATCAACGAGTGTATGTGGATCTACCTGCACATGGATATAGTGAGATAGATTCAACAGTAAAATCAACAGATGACATCCTTTCGAACGTACTAGAATTTATCGATGAAGCTTTTTCAGATAAGGAATTTGCGTTGCTTGGTTCATCCTACGGTGGTTACTTGGCTCAAGGAATTGTCCATGTAAAAAGGGAAAGAGTAAAAAAGTTAGCTTTATTAGCACCTGCCATCCATCGTAAAGAACGAAACGTACCGGAAAAAGTAATACTTGAAAAGAATGAAACACTTTTACAAGTGTTAGATGAGGACACGAGGACAGCTTTTGAAACGTTAATGGTTGCTCAAAATGAGGTGAACCTTACCCGTTTCTTAGAAGAAGTTCAACCTGGAAGGCAATTAGTAAATCGTACATTTCTAACTTCCAACTGGAGAGAGAATGGTTATTTTTTTGCTCAAGAACCGTTCTCTGACGTAAGAAGCTTACAACACCCCTTACTCCTAATACTCGGTAAACAAGATCATATATGTGGCTTCCAAGATTATGATTTTTTGATGAGTAAATTTCCTCATGGAATTCAAGTGATATTAGATGATGTAGGTCATATGCTGCATATTGAGCAGCGTAAAATGGTTCAACAACTTATTGAAGCATGGCTAATGAATACTTAA
- a CDS encoding slipin family protein gives MISFLESLVVMGFVFIAVLAVGKKFFASVTVYEYERGVKFKHGVFQEIVGSGKHKYSPASTEIMVFDMRPTILQLNGQELLTADQLSVKISVAVKYQITDPQILISEYEDYEEHVYMNVQLKLRDVVSSLQLDDLLGKRNEVNDSLQQLLVENTFAGLSIVSVDIKDIMLSAELKKAFLEVIKAKKEAQSSLERARGEAATLRSLANTAKMLENNPELAKLRLLNTIENSKGNTFVVDMANSTHSIKEQSNA, from the coding sequence ATGATCTCATTTTTAGAATCTCTTGTAGTAATGGGATTTGTGTTTATTGCTGTTCTAGCGGTTGGAAAGAAATTCTTTGCTTCGGTTACGGTGTACGAGTATGAACGTGGTGTGAAGTTTAAACATGGGGTCTTTCAAGAGATTGTAGGCTCAGGCAAACATAAATATTCTCCAGCTTCTACAGAGATCATGGTTTTTGACATGCGGCCGACGATTCTGCAGTTGAACGGGCAAGAATTACTAACGGCTGATCAACTTAGTGTAAAAATTAGTGTCGCGGTAAAATATCAGATTACAGATCCACAAATTCTGATCTCTGAATATGAAGATTATGAAGAGCATGTGTACATGAACGTGCAGCTCAAACTGCGTGATGTTGTTTCTTCGTTACAATTAGATGATCTGTTAGGGAAGCGGAATGAAGTAAATGATTCGCTTCAACAACTTCTTGTTGAAAATACGTTTGCTGGATTATCCATCGTCTCAGTAGACATAAAAGATATTATGTTATCTGCGGAATTAAAAAAGGCATTCCTTGAAGTAATTAAAGCGAAAAAAGAAGCTCAGTCTTCATTGGAAAGAGCAAGAGGAGAAGCGGCAACACTAAGAAGTTTAGCGAATACAGCTAAAATGCTGGAGAACAACCCAGAGCTAGCAAAGCTTCGCCTATTGAACACGATTGAAAACTCGAAAGGCAATACGTTTGTAGTCGATATGGCAAATAGTACACATAGCATTAAAGAGCAATCCAACGCGTAA
- a CDS encoding GNAT family N-acetyltransferase, with amino-acid sequence MINYSGTPVINTDRLLLRPLKQSDTQSIFDHWLSDERVADNRVNAAHTSVAQTEERLKKIVSQYEDQEFCYWGIALKESGELIGEIDLYDFDSSTDNCEVSYSLGFKWWNHGYGTEALQAVVEFGFRQMNIHKISAAHNTDNPASGRIMAKVGMKQEGVIRHMIRNAKNQYKDCEVYGILREDYLI; translated from the coding sequence ATGATTAACTACTCAGGAACACCTGTGATAAATACAGACCGATTACTTCTTCGTCCTTTGAAACAATCCGACACTCAAAGCATATTTGACCATTGGCTTTCAGACGAACGGGTCGCAGACAATCGAGTGAACGCTGCTCACACGAGTGTTGCTCAAACAGAAGAGCGGCTAAAAAAGATCGTCAGTCAGTATGAAGATCAGGAATTTTGTTATTGGGGCATCGCGTTGAAAGAATCAGGTGAACTGATTGGAGAAATCGATCTGTACGATTTTGATAGCTCGACAGATAACTGTGAGGTAAGCTATTCGCTTGGGTTCAAGTGGTGGAACCATGGGTACGGGACCGAAGCACTGCAAGCTGTAGTAGAGTTTGGTTTTCGTCAGATGAACATCCATAAGATCTCTGCTGCACATAACACCGACAATCCTGCTTCAGGTAGGATTATGGCCAAAGTAGGAATGAAACAAGAAGGCGTGATTCGTCACATGATTCGCAATGCAAAGAATCAGTATAAGGACTGTGAGGTGTATGGAATTCTTCGAGAAGATTATCTCATATAA
- a CDS encoding DUF4279 domain-containing protein produces the protein MNETQVKVYFSLFGDDFPINVVTRRLEITPTESYKKGDSISTNSSLHRKETSWDYGTDYQNSLDVNEQLQQVMDQLRDKCSIINELQAEFGLASKIYIVIRMVNEQAPALYLEKDILTFVSNIGAEIEVDFV, from the coding sequence ATGAACGAGACACAAGTGAAAGTGTACTTCTCTCTTTTTGGCGATGACTTTCCAATAAATGTAGTGACGAGAAGACTAGAAATCACCCCAACAGAAAGCTATAAAAAGGGAGATTCAATTTCAACCAACTCTTCGCTTCACCGGAAAGAAACAAGCTGGGATTACGGAACCGACTACCAAAACTCACTCGATGTAAATGAACAGCTTCAGCAAGTAATGGATCAGTTGAGAGATAAATGCTCTATTATTAATGAATTACAAGCAGAGTTTGGCTTAGCGAGTAAAATCTATATTGTAATCCGAATGGTAAACGAGCAAGCTCCAGCTTTGTATTTAGAGAAAGACATCCTCACATTCGTATCAAACATCGGAGCTGAGATCGAGGTGGACTTTGTATGA
- a CDS encoding DinB family protein has product MYITIADFIREWNREATLTQKVLDGLTDESLEQKVYPEGRTLGRIAWHLTTNIPEYLAHFGLKTDEGKHSEEVPTSAKEIADTFKDLSSAATKIIEEQWTDESLKEVQTAFGREESNAQILMGLIKHIVHHRGQVTILMRQAGIKPFGVYGPPKEDWIHLGVKNPPL; this is encoded by the coding sequence ATGTACATAACCATTGCGGACTTTATTCGAGAATGGAATCGCGAAGCAACGCTAACGCAAAAGGTGTTAGATGGTTTAACTGATGAATCGTTAGAACAAAAAGTTTACCCGGAAGGACGTACGTTAGGAAGAATCGCGTGGCATCTAACGACTAACATTCCAGAGTACTTAGCTCATTTTGGGTTGAAAACAGATGAAGGAAAACATTCAGAAGAGGTTCCAACATCAGCTAAAGAGATTGCTGACACCTTTAAAGATTTAAGTTCTGCTGCAACGAAAATCATTGAAGAACAATGGACAGACGAAAGCTTGAAAGAAGTGCAAACTGCCTTTGGTAGAGAAGAATCAAACGCTCAGATTCTGATGGGACTCATCAAACACATTGTTCACCATCGTGGACAAGTTACAATCTTAATGCGTCAAGCGGGAATCAAGCCTTTTGGGGTTTATGGACCACCGAAAGAAGACTGGATTCACCTAGGTGTAAAGAATCCACCGCTATAA
- a CDS encoding nucleotidyltransferase domain-containing protein, with amino-acid sequence MIQTQTRNEPKRIPEDVKEVLNAYFEKIEKKLPNKLESLYLFGSVSIGAYQEGLSDIDFYAVTKEKITQSDVEVLKEIHHDMKKQYPKPSLDGMYLTREDLESENNGNSSCPYFNEGKLQTYRTFHRNWIDAYQLQTYGIVVKGLPIETYNLSVDWTELKSNLVENINGYWLNWVNNCERFPSLQYIGLYMCANMIEWGVLGVTRLYYSIREEDITSKEGAGEYALRTVPEAYHQIIQEALRIRSGNKFSRYGSTRKRRNDALSYMEYIIKECNNL; translated from the coding sequence ATGATCCAAACGCAAACAAGAAATGAACCAAAACGTATACCTGAAGATGTAAAGGAAGTACTGAATGCTTACTTTGAAAAAATAGAGAAGAAGCTGCCCAACAAGTTAGAATCACTTTACCTATTCGGCTCTGTTTCCATTGGAGCTTACCAAGAAGGATTAAGTGACATTGACTTTTACGCGGTTACAAAAGAAAAAATAACACAATCAGATGTAGAAGTTTTAAAAGAGATTCACCATGACATGAAAAAACAGTATCCGAAGCCGAGCTTAGATGGCATGTATCTGACGCGTGAAGATTTAGAGAGTGAGAATAACGGTAATTCTTCTTGTCCGTATTTTAATGAAGGAAAGCTTCAAACATATCGAACTTTTCACCGTAATTGGATCGACGCATACCAACTTCAGACATATGGCATCGTCGTTAAAGGACTGCCGATTGAAACATACAATCTATCTGTAGATTGGACAGAATTGAAATCAAACTTGGTCGAAAACATTAACGGATATTGGCTGAACTGGGTGAATAATTGTGAGCGTTTTCCGTCTCTTCAATATATAGGGTTATACATGTGTGCGAACATGATCGAGTGGGGAGTACTTGGTGTGACACGTCTTTATTATTCGATAAGAGAAGAAGACATCACGTCAAAAGAGGGAGCTGGTGAGTACGCACTCCGAACGGTTCCTGAAGCGTATCATCAAATCATCCAAGAAGCACTGCGCATCCGAAGCGGTAATAAGTTCTCGCGTTACGGCTCGACGAGGAAGAGAAGAAATGATGCACTCAGCTATATGGAGTATATAATAAAAGAATGTAATAACTTGTAA
- a CDS encoding plastocyanin/azurin family copper-binding protein has translation MKWVKRMTFKAGCTLIFAGVLLTGCSAMDTEKSEEPNKGAKEVTEQQSKHSDEHGSEDMMEEPSSASDQQAREVTEAMPSPLLKKGEETLFSFPNEGVYLIHCDPHPVMKMKVIVQTDAKQTDSVSLNIKDYEFSEKEITVAPGTLITWRNQDSAQHNVAIEIE, from the coding sequence ATGAAATGGGTAAAGAGGATGACGTTCAAAGCGGGATGTACTTTAATATTTGCGGGTGTACTTTTGACGGGTTGCTCTGCTATGGATACTGAAAAATCAGAAGAGCCGAATAAGGGAGCAAAAGAAGTCACTGAACAACAGAGTAAGCATAGTGATGAACATGGTTCAGAGGATATGATGGAGGAACCTTCTTCAGCGAGTGATCAACAAGCGAGGGAAGTGACGGAAGCTATGCCTTCTCCTTTACTAAAAAAGGGGGAGGAGACTTTGTTTTCTTTTCCGAACGAAGGTGTTTATCTTATACATTGTGACCCGCATCCTGTTATGAAGATGAAAGTAATCGTTCAGACAGACGCTAAACAAACTGATTCAGTATCACTTAACATCAAAGATTACGAATTTAGTGAAAAAGAAATTACGGTTGCGCCGGGTACTTTGATCACATGGAGAAATCAAGATTCCGCTCAGCACAATGTTGCAATTGAAATTGAATAA